The Xanthobacter flavus genome includes a window with the following:
- a CDS encoding amidohydrolase, translated as MCRFCVGTLFTNKSLFSDWSIGSTGPASWRAGPSRRSFMTLAGAVTGMAGLALPSDGARAQVAGGADMIFQGGTILPLAAAGPKSVEAVAVRGGAIIAAGSVADIAGLKGAATKIVDLDGRTLLPGFIDPHQHSCFVALFSELLADVGYSNYPTRADLIAGLKALDAKLPAGQWLLAYNFDNLLQGGDLSMAELDGVSKDRPILVWYINMHDGAANSPAFRIADIPADVGMLPGGGHFGRGADGKLNGLIYEESALLKFVTHALPKITPAIFAKAMTDFFKMSASLGNTATHEPGTVQPDWIEGLTKLTATGTGRLSASLMYDNMAAADAYKALGRGAKAALFPESRFSLYGIKIVDDGSNQTKTGAQTIPYLGGDEKGQPNYAPAELKTMVAAIKAAGWPVQIHCNGDAAIDNALDAIEAAYGANPSTGINRIEHATLARPDQLVRMKKLGVQPSFLMNHVYLYGAAYRDQLFGPQRTAFMDPAGACVKESLPFTLHTDAPCSPLGSLRLVQTAVTRRCAIDNSIIGPDQAIAVEDALRAVTSAAAAQIGQADRLGTLEVGKQADLVVLEQDPFKVAPDAIMKIKVSQTWVGGEKIFG; from the coding sequence ATGTGCCGCTTCTGCGTGGGAACCCTGTTCACGAACAAGAGTCTCTTCAGCGACTGGTCCATCGGTTCCACCGGTCCGGCGTCCTGGCGCGCGGGTCCCTCGCGACGCAGCTTCATGACCCTTGCCGGCGCCGTGACCGGCATGGCCGGGCTCGCCCTGCCGTCTGACGGCGCTCGAGCGCAAGTGGCGGGGGGCGCCGACATGATCTTCCAGGGCGGCACCATCCTGCCTCTGGCCGCCGCCGGCCCCAAGTCGGTCGAGGCCGTGGCCGTCAGGGGTGGCGCGATCATCGCGGCAGGCTCCGTCGCGGATATCGCCGGGCTGAAGGGCGCCGCCACGAAGATCGTCGATCTGGACGGACGCACGCTCCTGCCCGGCTTCATCGATCCGCACCAGCACAGCTGCTTCGTCGCCCTGTTCTCCGAACTGCTCGCCGATGTGGGCTATTCCAATTACCCCACCCGCGCCGACCTGATCGCCGGCCTCAAGGCCCTCGACGCGAAGCTGCCGGCGGGCCAATGGCTGCTCGCCTACAATTTCGACAATCTGCTGCAGGGCGGCGACCTGTCCATGGCCGAGCTGGACGGCGTGTCGAAGGATCGTCCGATCCTGGTCTGGTACATCAACATGCATGACGGGGCGGCCAATTCCCCCGCCTTTCGCATCGCCGACATTCCGGCGGATGTGGGTATGCTCCCGGGCGGGGGGCATTTCGGCCGCGGCGCGGATGGCAAGCTGAACGGGCTCATCTACGAAGAAAGCGCCCTGCTGAAATTCGTCACGCATGCGCTGCCGAAGATCACGCCGGCGATCTTCGCCAAGGCGATGACCGACTTCTTCAAGATGAGCGCCTCGCTCGGCAATACCGCGACCCATGAGCCGGGCACCGTCCAGCCCGACTGGATCGAGGGGCTGACCAAGCTCACCGCCACGGGAACGGGCCGCCTGAGCGCCAGCCTGATGTATGACAACATGGCCGCCGCCGATGCCTACAAGGCCCTCGGCCGCGGCGCCAAGGCGGCACTATTTCCCGAGTCCCGATTCTCGCTCTACGGCATCAAGATCGTGGACGACGGCTCCAACCAGACCAAGACCGGCGCGCAGACGATCCCCTATCTCGGCGGCGACGAGAAGGGCCAACCCAATTATGCGCCGGCCGAGCTGAAGACCATGGTGGCGGCGATCAAGGCGGCCGGCTGGCCGGTGCAGATCCACTGCAACGGCGATGCCGCCATCGACAATGCGCTCGATGCCATCGAGGCCGCCTATGGCGCCAATCCGTCGACGGGAATCAACCGCATCGAGCATGCCACCCTGGCGCGGCCCGACCAGCTGGTGCGCATGAAGAAACTGGGCGTCCAGCCGAGCTTCCTGATGAACCACGTCTATCTCTACGGCGCCGCCTATCGCGACCAGCTGTTCGGTCCGCAGCGCACCGCCTTCATGGATCCGGCCGGCGCCTGCGTGAAGGAGAGCCTGCCCTTCACCCTGCACACGGACGCGCCCTGCTCTCCCCTCGGGTCCCTGCGTCTCGTTCAGACCGCGGTGACGCGGCGCTGCGCCATCGACAATTCCATCATCGGCCCCGACCAGGCGATCGCCGTGGAGGATGCGCTGCGGGCGGTGACCTCGGCGGCGGCGGCACAGATCGGCCAGGCCGATCGCCTCGGCACGCTGGAGGTGGGCAAGCAGGCCGATCTGGTCGTGCTGGAGCAGGATCCGTTCAAGGTCGCGCCCGACGCCATCATGAAGATCAAGGTCTCGCAGACCTGGGTCGGCGGCGAGAAGATCTTCGGGTGA
- a CDS encoding 30S ribosomal protein S2 — MALPDYSMRQLLEAGVHFGHQSHRWNPKMAPYIFGVRNNIHILDLSQTVPALHRALQAVSDTVAQGGRVLFVGTKRQAQEQVADAARRSAQYYVNSRWLGGMLTNWKTISNSIARLKKLEEMLAAPEASSGYTKKERLTLSREKEKLDKALGGIRDMGGLPDLLFVIDTNKEDIAVKEAQRLGIPVAAILDTNCDPDGIAFPVPGNDDAGRAIQLYCDLIARAAIDGIGRGHSDLGYDTGAEEAPLVEDLPVETSVWSSFEPLSGPRGVADDLKKLTGVSPEIEQKLNDLGVFHFGQIAGLDATDAHRIGEEVGLPGRVDGWIAQAKELSAEVE; from the coding sequence GTGGCTCTTCCCGACTATTCGATGCGTCAGCTCCTCGAAGCTGGCGTGCACTTCGGACATCAGTCCCACCGCTGGAACCCCAAGATGGCTCCGTACATCTTCGGCGTTCGCAACAACATCCACATTCTCGACCTGTCGCAGACCGTGCCGGCGCTCCACCGCGCCCTGCAGGCCGTGTCCGACACCGTGGCCCAAGGCGGCCGCGTGCTGTTCGTCGGCACCAAGCGCCAGGCGCAGGAGCAGGTGGCGGACGCCGCCCGCCGCTCCGCCCAGTATTATGTGAATTCCCGCTGGCTCGGCGGCATGCTCACCAACTGGAAGACCATCTCCAACTCCATCGCCCGGCTGAAGAAGCTGGAGGAGATGCTGGCCGCTCCCGAGGCGTCTTCCGGCTACACCAAGAAGGAGCGCCTGACGCTCTCCCGTGAAAAGGAGAAGCTGGACAAGGCGCTCGGCGGCATCCGCGACATGGGCGGCCTGCCGGACCTGCTGTTCGTGATCGACACGAACAAGGAAGACATTGCGGTCAAGGAAGCCCAGCGCCTCGGCATCCCGGTGGCGGCCATCCTCGACACCAATTGCGATCCCGACGGCATCGCTTTCCCGGTCCCGGGCAACGATGACGCCGGCCGCGCCATCCAGCTCTATTGCGACCTCATCGCCCGCGCCGCCATCGACGGCATCGGCCGTGGCCACAGCGACCTCGGTTACGACACGGGCGCCGAAGAGGCCCCCCTCGTCGAGGACCTGCCGGTCGAGACCAGCGTGTGGTCGTCCTTCGAGCCGCTCTCCGGTCCGCGCGGCGTCGCCGACGACCTGAAGAAGCTCACCGGCGTCAGCCCCGAGATCGAGCAGAAGCTCAACGATCTTGGCGTGTTCCACTTCGGCCAGATCGCCGGTCTCGATGCCACCGATGCGCACCGCATCGGCGAGGAAGTGGGTCTGCCGGGCCGTGTCGACGGCTGGATCGCCCAGGCCAAGGAGCTGTCTGCCGAGGTCGAGTGA